Proteins encoded within one genomic window of Hermetia illucens chromosome 2, iHerIll2.2.curated.20191125, whole genome shotgun sequence:
- the LOC119649942 gene encoding ORM1-like protein: MIAGGHGDPNPNTSWINSRGFWLAYVLGVFLTHLILLSVPFISIPMAWTITNLLHNAAHLYFLHSIKGAPWMSTENDTCSRQTHWEQIDDGEQWTKTRRFLIAVPIILFLLTCLYTRNDSDHFITNFISLIVVLLPKLPQFHGVRLFNINKY; this comes from the exons ATGATTGCAGGCGGTCATGGTGATCCGAACCCCAACACTTCATGGATCAATTCCCGTGGATTCTGGTTGGCCTATGTTCTTGGTGTTTTTCTGACTCACTTGATATTGCTCTCGGTGCCATTTATAAGTATTCCCATGGCATGGACTATTACCAATTTGCTACATAATGCG GCTCATCTATACTTCCTACACTCAATCAAAGGCGCTCCATGGATGAGTACAGAGAACGACACCTGCTCACGCCAAACGCACTGGGAGCAAATCGATGATGGCGAGCAATGGACGAAGACACGACGATTCCTAATCGCGGTCCCTATTATTTT GTTCCTGCTAACTTGCCTCTATACACGCAACGACAGTGATCACTTCATCACCAACTTTATATCGCTCATTGTTGTCCTTCTGCCAAAACTCCCACAATTTCACGGAGTCCGGCTATTCAACATAAACAAATATTAG
- the LOC119648756 gene encoding classical arabinogalactan protein 9-like has protein sequence MARFSFILMATLLGVALAIPQRNLNYPTTKKPAPGGPAPTTPAPASTTPQAAPYPAAGFRPGRAFNLPTEEKKAAEPSPSYGPPADKYGPPEEPTTTVQPELDESTTDASSDNNTAKIPKGLQPGFYFIQLPGGGIQKVALLTNAALVELPVGPAASAEDTKDTTTPVPERDVEGDDSSAETTSTVSPAATPVHVQPIAKTQRTVQVWPPVPVIEVKPAVVQSARIVQPARSERVVAIEPVLFVQPKSYSYTSQFRTW, from the coding sequence ATGGCAAGATTCAGTTTCATCCTTATGGCAACCCTCCTTGGAGTAGCCTTAGCAATTCCTCAAAGGAATCTTAACTACCCCACTACAAAGAAACCCGCTCCTGGCGGTCCAGCACCAACCACCCCTGCtccagcatcaacaacaccacaggCGGCACCTTATCCAGCTGCAGGATTCCGTCCAGGACGTGCTTTCAACCTTCCTACTGAAGAAAAGAAGGCTGCGGAACCTTCCCCTAGCTACGGGCCTCCAGCTGATAAATATGGTCCACCAGAGGAACCGACCACGACTGTCCAGCCGGAATTGGACGAATCAACCACTGATGCTTCATCCGACAACAACACAGCTAAAATTCCGAAAGGACTTCAACCTGGATTCTACTTCATCCAATTGCCAGGTGGAGGAATTCAAAAGGTTGCTCTTTTAACGAATGCAGCCCTTGTTGAATTACCGGTCGGCCCTGCTGCATCTGCTGAGGATACAAAGGATACAACTACACCAGTTCCGGAAAGGGATGTCGAAGGAGACGATTCTTCTGCTGAAACAACGAGCACAGTTTCGCCGGCTGCTACCCCTGTTCATGTTCAACCTATTGCCAAGACTCAACGCACAGTTCAGGTATGGCCACCAGTACCAGTGATTGAAGTGAAACCAGCTGTTGTGCAAAGTGCCAGGATTGTCCAACCGGCTCGTAGCGAACGAGTTGTTGCCATTGAACCAGTCCTTTTTGTTCAACCAAAATCATACTCGTACACTTCGCAATTCAGGACCTGGTAA